A single genomic interval of Portunus trituberculatus isolate SZX2019 chromosome 41, ASM1759143v1, whole genome shotgun sequence harbors:
- the LOC123516549 gene encoding LOW QUALITY PROTEIN: myb-like protein AA (The sequence of the model RefSeq protein was modified relative to this genomic sequence to represent the inferred CDS: inserted 2 bases in 2 codons; deleted 5 bases in 3 codons): NSSNNNNNNNNNNNNNNNNRNNNNNNNNQQQQQQQQQQRQQQQQQQQKQQQQQQQQQQQQQRQQQQQQQNNNNNNNNNNNNNGSSSXQQQQQQQQQQQQQQQQQQQQQQQQQQQRRQQTTTTETTTTTNNNNNNGSSSNNNNNRNNNNNNNNNNNNNNNNNNNNNNNGSSSNNNNRNNNNNNNNNNNNNNXQQQQQQQQKQQQQQQQQQQQQRQQQQQQQQQKQQQQQQQQQQQQQQQSSNNNNNKNNCNNNNNNNNSRNNNNNKNNNNNNNNNNNNNNSSYLI, from the exons aacagcagcaacaacaacaacaacaacaacaacaacaacaacaacaacaacaacaacagaaacaacaacaacaacaacaacaac caacaacaacaacaacaacaacaacaacaacggcagcagcagcaacaacaacaacagaaacaacaacaacaacaacaacaacaacaacaacaacaacaacggcagcagcagcaacaacaacaaaacaacaacaacaacaacaacaacaacaacaacaacaacggcagcagca aacaacaacaacaacaacaacaacaacaacaacaacaacaacaacaacaacaacaacaacaacaacaacaacaacaacaacaacggcggcagcagacaacaacaacagaaacaacaacaacaaca aacaacaacaacaacaacggcagcagcagcaacaacaacaacaacagaaacaacaacaacaacaacaacaacaacaacaacaacaacaacaacaacaacaacaacaacaacaacaacggcagcagcagcaacaacaacaacagaaacaacaacaacaacaacaacaacaacaacaacaacaaca ggcagcagcagcaacaacaacaacagaaacaacaacaacaacaacaacaacaacaacaacaacaacggcagcagcagcaacaacaacaacaacagaaacaacaacaacaacaacaacaacaacaacaacaacaacaacaacaa agcagcaacaacaacaacaacaaaaacaactgcaacaacaacaacaacaataacaacagcaggaacaacaacaacaacaaaaacaacaacaacaacaacaacaacaacaacaacaacaacaacagcagctacTTAATATAA